In one Chryseobacterium camelliae genomic region, the following are encoded:
- a CDS encoding YHS domain-containing protein translates to MKSKIILTALLSVSLFACAQETPKVKHKKSSTSSKSNKTKLKFVNAVDPICNMPTEADMKDTAVYKNKTYGFCSSYCKDEFKKNPEKYAKK, encoded by the coding sequence ATGAAATCGAAAATTATTTTGACGGCATTATTGTCCGTTTCATTATTTGCGTGTGCTCAGGAAACCCCTAAAGTAAAGCATAAAAAAAGTTCTACCTCTTCAAAATCAAATAAGACAAAATTAAAATTTGTCAATGCTGTAGATCCTATCTGTAATATGCCGACAGAAGCTGATATGAAAGACACGGCAGTGTATAAAAATAAAACGTACGGTTTTTGCAGTTCATACTGTAAAGATGAGTTTAAGAAAAACCCTGAAAAATATGCAAAAAAATAA
- a CDS encoding SCO family protein has product MQKNKQDVKAKSKVIIPLVVIALLFLGIGVGFGYFKKNLYTVMKVPDFELTDQNNRKITNKDMSGKVYLVEFFFSKCPTICPVMNTNMRAIEDEINNPDFGIISISIDPTNDTPELLKEHAEKIGVKSPNWHFLTGDRGYIGKLADQFNIYVGDKEDESESLNHSGMIALVDQDGNIRCRYNKDNMPILYYSGLNYADPEGKTPKLTGKYHPDREILIEDIKRLLK; this is encoded by the coding sequence ATGCAAAAAAATAAGCAGGATGTCAAAGCAAAAAGTAAAGTAATAATTCCTTTAGTGGTTATTGCTTTGCTTTTTCTGGGTATTGGTGTAGGATTTGGGTATTTTAAAAAGAATCTTTATACTGTGATGAAAGTTCCTGATTTTGAATTGACAGATCAGAACAATAGAAAAATCACCAATAAAGATATGTCGGGAAAGGTATATCTGGTAGAATTTTTCTTCAGTAAATGTCCGACAATCTGCCCGGTGATGAATACCAATATGAGAGCGATCGAGGATGAAATTAATAATCCTGATTTCGGAATCATCTCCATTAGTATAGATCCTACAAATGATACCCCGGAATTATTAAAAGAACATGCTGAAAAAATTGGAGTAAAATCCCCGAACTGGCATTTTCTGACTGGAGACAGGGGTTATATCGGGAAACTGGCGGATCAGTTTAATATCTATGTAGGGGATAAAGAAGATGAAAGCGAAAGTTTGAATCACAGCGGAATGATTGCACTTGTTGATCAGGACGGGAATATCCGCTGCAGGTATAATAAAGACAATATGCCGATTCTTTATTATTCCGGGTTAAATTATGCTGATCCGGAAGGAAAAACTCCGAAACTGACAGGAAAGTATCATCCCGACAGAGAAATTTTAATCGAGGATATTAAGAGATTATTGAAATAA
- a CDS encoding superoxide dismutase — MKIMKIAALSAVFAAQFAFGQFKQTALPYTYNALEGNIDAQTMEIHYSKHAAAYVANLNKAIAGTPQEKQTLFQIMSNVSKLPPAVRNNAGGHYNHELFWTVLTPEKNTQPSAKLTKAINDAFGSMDAFKEKMSKAGADRFGSGWAWLSVDKNGKLFVSSTPNQDNPLMDVVEEKGTPIFGIDVWEHAYYLKYQNKRADYLTAIWNVTNWKEISRRYEEAIGKK; from the coding sequence ATGAAGATTATGAAAATTGCTGCCTTAAGTGCAGTATTTGCGGCGCAGTTTGCGTTTGGCCAGTTTAAGCAGACCGCTTTACCTTACACTTATAATGCGTTGGAGGGAAATATTGATGCACAAACTATGGAAATTCATTATTCAAAACATGCAGCGGCGTATGTAGCCAATTTGAATAAAGCTATTGCCGGAACTCCACAGGAGAAACAGACTTTGTTTCAGATTATGTCGAATGTTTCAAAGCTGCCGCCTGCAGTGAGAAACAATGCGGGAGGTCATTACAATCACGAACTGTTCTGGACGGTTTTAACACCTGAGAAAAATACGCAGCCGTCTGCAAAACTGACTAAAGCTATCAATGATGCTTTCGGAAGCATGGACGCTTTTAAAGAAAAAATGTCTAAAGCGGGAGCAGATCGTTTTGGTTCTGGATGGGCTTGGTTATCTGTTGATAAAAATGGAAAATTATTTGTTTCTTCAACGCCTAATCAGGATAATCCTTTGATGGATGTAGTAGAAGAGAAAGGGACGCCGATTTTTGGGATTGACGTTTGGGAGCATGCTTATTATTTAAAATATCAGAATAAAAGAGCTGATTATTTAACTGCCATCTGGAACGTAACAAACTGGAAGGAAATCAGTAGAAGATACGAAGAAGCGATCGGCAAAAAATAA
- the rpsT gene encoding 30S ribosomal protein S20, whose translation MANHKSALKRIRQNEARKLRNRYYHKTARTALKVLRNEEDKAAAAEQLPKVISLLDKLAKKNIIHKNKAANLKSKLTKHVNKLA comes from the coding sequence ATGGCAAATCATAAATCAGCATTAAAAAGAATTAGACAAAACGAAGCTAGAAAACTTCGTAACAGATACTATCACAAAACTGCTAGAACAGCTTTGAAAGTATTAAGAAATGAAGAAGATAAAGCTGCTGCTGCTGAGCAGTTGCCAAAGGTTATCTCTTTGTTGGATAAATTAGCTAAGAAAAACATTATCCACAAAAACAAAGCGGCTAACTTGAAAAGCAAATTAACTAAGCACGTTAATAAACTAGCTTAA
- a CDS encoding heavy metal translocating P-type ATPase — protein sequence MEECCSTKPQKENHHNHEGHDHDHSHDAGDQSTFQMFLPAIISFVLLITGIALDHYIKPDWFTGWIRVVWYLIAYIPVGLPVLKEAYESILKGDVFSEFFLMGIATVGAFAIGEYPEGVAVMLFYSVGEVFQAMAVTRAKSNIKSLLDQRPDEVTILKDGKPQTVKAEKVNIGEIIQLKSGEKLGLDGGLLSETASFNTAALTGESKPDTKTKGETVLAGMINLNTVSQVKVTTAYKDSKLSKILELVQNATAQKAPTELFIRKFAKIYTPIVVFLAIGITLLPYFFVEDYQFKTWLYRALVFLVISCPCALVISIPLGYFGGIGAGSRNGILFKGSNFLDVLANAQNVVMDKTGTMTEGVFKVQEVNFKNEFNKVEILKFVNALESKSSHPVATAIHEYVGEIDHSVQLENVEEIAGHGLKATINGKELLVGNFKLMDKFNINYDIKPENIVYTLIAVAYDQKFVGYLTIADSIKPDAQLTINKLTSLNVKTTMLSGDKTSVVKYVAETLGIQNAYGDLLPEDKVNKVKEIKAKNQMVAFVGDGVNDAPVVALSDVGIAMGGLGSDATIETADVVIQDDMPSKIPMAINIGKQTKKIVWQNIILAFAVKAVVLILGAGGLATMWEAVFADVGVALLAILNAVRIQRMKF from the coding sequence ATGGAAGAATGTTGCAGTACAAAGCCACAAAAAGAAAATCATCACAATCATGAAGGTCATGATCACGATCATTCTCATGATGCAGGAGATCAATCTACTTTTCAGATGTTTCTTCCTGCAATAATCTCTTTTGTGTTGCTGATAACCGGGATCGCTTTAGATCATTACATAAAACCTGATTGGTTTACCGGCTGGATTCGCGTGGTTTGGTATTTAATCGCTTACATTCCTGTTGGATTGCCCGTTTTGAAGGAAGCTTATGAAAGCATTCTAAAAGGTGATGTTTTCTCTGAGTTTTTCTTAATGGGAATTGCAACCGTCGGAGCTTTTGCTATTGGCGAATATCCGGAAGGGGTTGCCGTAATGCTTTTTTATTCCGTTGGGGAAGTTTTTCAGGCAATGGCAGTAACGAGAGCAAAAAGCAATATCAAATCGCTGCTCGATCAGCGTCCTGATGAAGTGACTATTTTAAAAGACGGAAAACCTCAAACCGTAAAAGCTGAAAAAGTAAATATTGGTGAGATTATCCAATTGAAATCCGGTGAAAAGCTGGGATTAGACGGAGGATTATTATCAGAAACAGCCTCTTTCAATACTGCTGCACTGACCGGTGAAAGTAAACCCGACACCAAAACCAAAGGTGAAACTGTATTGGCTGGAATGATTAACCTGAATACTGTAAGTCAGGTAAAAGTGACAACAGCATACAAAGACAGTAAGCTGAGCAAAATTTTGGAATTGGTGCAAAATGCAACCGCTCAAAAGGCTCCAACTGAACTATTCATCCGGAAATTTGCAAAGATCTATACTCCAATTGTTGTATTTCTCGCTATCGGAATTACGTTGTTGCCGTATTTCTTCGTAGAAGATTATCAGTTTAAAACATGGCTGTACAGGGCATTGGTGTTCTTGGTAATTTCTTGTCCTTGTGCATTGGTAATTTCCATTCCGTTGGGATATTTTGGGGGAATCGGAGCGGGAAGCCGAAATGGAATTTTGTTTAAAGGAAGCAATTTCCTCGATGTTTTAGCCAATGCTCAAAACGTGGTAATGGATAAAACCGGAACCATGACAGAAGGCGTATTTAAAGTTCAGGAAGTAAATTTTAAAAATGAGTTTAATAAGGTTGAAATCCTGAAATTCGTTAATGCGCTTGAAAGTAAAAGTTCTCATCCCGTTGCAACGGCAATCCATGAATATGTCGGAGAAATTGATCATTCGGTTCAGTTGGAAAATGTTGAAGAAATTGCAGGACATGGTTTGAAAGCAACCATTAACGGAAAAGAATTGTTGGTTGGGAACTTCAAACTGATGGATAAATTTAATATCAATTATGATATCAAGCCTGAAAATATTGTTTATACTTTAATTGCTGTTGCTTATGATCAAAAGTTTGTCGGGTATCTTACGATTGCAGATTCTATCAAACCTGATGCGCAATTGACAATTAATAAATTAACCTCATTGAACGTAAAAACGACGATGTTGAGCGGTGATAAGACTTCTGTTGTAAAATACGTTGCAGAGACACTGGGAATTCAAAATGCATACGGAGATCTGCTTCCTGAAGACAAAGTAAATAAAGTCAAGGAAATTAAAGCCAAAAATCAAATGGTGGCTTTTGTCGGAGATGGAGTTAATGATGCTCCTGTTGTGGCTTTAAGCGATGTAGGAATTGCAATGGGCGGCTTGGGAAGTGATGCGACTATTGAAACTGCTGATGTGGTTATTCAGGATGATATGCCAAGCAAAATTCCTATGGCAATCAATATCGGAAAGCAAACTAAAAAAATAGTTTGGCAGAATATTATTTTGGCATTTGCCGTTAAAGCGGTGGTGCTTATCCTGGGAGCAGGAGGTTTGGCGACAATGTGGGAAGCGGTGTTTGCCGATGTAGGAGTTGCCTTGCTCGCTATTTTAAACGCGGTCAGAATTCAACGGATGAAGTTTTAA